The Macaca fascicularis isolate 582-1 chromosome 14, T2T-MFA8v1.1 genome contains the following window.
CAGTGGTATAGAACAGGGAGGACACTTTCCCCTGGTCCAGGGGCAAAATGGAAGGGGGTTTGAGGTACATAAAAGCTCCTGacccaaagaaaagagaaactgcAATTATGTGGGAGCTGCAGGTACTGAAGGCTTTAGACCTGCCCTCAGCAGAACTAATGCAGAGAATGCTGGAAAGAATAAAACCATAAGAGATAAAAATGGCAACAATGGGCACCCCAATGCCAATGGTCACAACAATAAAGATGACCAGGACATTTATGTAAGAGCCGTTACAGGAGAGCTCAAGAAGGGGAAGGATGTCACACATGTAGTGATTGACAAGGTTGTCTGCACAAAAGGTAAGAAACACTATATTTCCTGTATGAGCCACAGCCCCAAAAACCCCCATCCCGTAGACACCCAACAAAAGGAGCAAACACGCCTGGGGAGACATGGTGACCGTGTACAACAGTGGGTTACAGATGGCCATGTAGCGGTCATACGCCATCGCTGACAGGATGAAGGactcagaaaagacaaagaaacagaagaagaagagCTGAGTCATACACCCTGTGAAGGAAATAATATTCTTCCTTGAGACAAAacttatcagcattttgggaatgATGGCAGTAGAGAAACTAAAATCTATGAGGGACAAGTTGAAGAGGAAAAAGTACATGGGAATATGCAGGTGAGAGTTGAGCCCTATCAGGGTTATCAAGCCCAGGTTCCCCACCACCGTGACCATGTAGAAACCTAGAAACAGGAGGAAAAGGGGGATCTGGAGTCCCGGCTGGTCGGTTAAGCCTGCGAGGATAAACTCTGTCACGGAGGAGGAGTTCTCGGCAGCCATTCTCTTCTAGGAAGAGCTGTGAAGGAAAAAGTCACTGagagaacaagaaagagagaatcctcccctTCTTAAGAATGACATCGGAGCAGAGAGATTATTGAACTTCAAGAAGGTATTTCCTCATTCCCTTGTCTCTGTTTTCACCTTCCCCAAGTGCCTTTAGCCATCCTAGTAACTGTCTGAGGGTGACATTTGCAGAGTGAAGGCTGATGTGACTAAGGAGACAGTCAGCAGAGTTGTGCTGGGGCAACCCTCCAACCCTCGCCGTGGCCCTCTCGCTGTGTACTTCATTCCCTCTACAGCCCCTGATCAAGTAGGTAAAACCGGCGGCCCTTCTCCGGAGAGGTGGGAACCACTTGACCTTTCCAGACCTTCTACTTTGGGGTCTGTACTAGCCGGAGCGGTAAGATGAGGTTGTATTGTCCGCAGTCTTTACTGGCATGGCTGTGGAATTAGTATAGGATAATAATGAAGGGGTAATTATGGAATGTTATGCATTAAAggctaagaaaaaagaagagaaacatttaCCAAATGTATCTGAATGCTGTGTGGCATTAGGACCATCACCATTGCAGAAATGAGGATAGCAAACCTAAGCCACTTGCACAAAGCCGCAGTGCAACTGAGTTGCAGCAGCAGGAAAACTCCGTGGTCTGGCTCCCCTAGTCTGAGCTTTTAACCACTCTGCTGTGGCACCCAGTGGCTCAGACAGGCACTCACTCCCTTCAGCTTGGAGCCACAAGGCTGCTGTCTACTGCCTCTCTCCCATCTCTTTTGCAGAAATCCAACTGGCCTTGCTGAAAAGAACGTGGCAGCTTGGAGTCCAGACCCCGACTGCTTCTGCTTCTCCACTTTGAGGATCAAAGCCTCCAATTTATCTTGGTTCTTTTGCTGAGATGAAGAACACTATCTCTGATTGTGGCTTTGCCCCGAGGCTTCTGCCCAGCTTCCAGAGATGAGACAGCAGTCTTTCCTAACACAGTGGATGACAAGCGTCTGGAGAACTTTATTCTGGAGTAGAGACCTCAGAGTAGTTACAGGCTCCCGCAGGGCCATTGCCAGAGACCAAGTTCCctaaggaaaaggaaatgtttgTTTTCACACTTGATAATGCTCCATTGGGATTTTAATGACCTAATCTTTCATGCAGGTCACATGGTTCTAAGCACAATTTTTCTTGCTACCTTGTATTGAGAACTTACTGTGTAGCAAATACTGTATCTGACCCAGCACCTTCATACAGACACCAAGGATCCAACAACAATGTCCAGACAATTTTacctcatttatttctcacagtaccTTCATAAATTAGACATGTTAATCTCCACTTTAAAAGTGAGAAGCACACACAGCTAAGAGATTCTAGAATCTTGAGTCACACTCTGGTCTGTCCAGCTCCAAATGCCACAGGGGCAAGGGACGCTGCTGAGCTTCTTAAGCAATCACAAGACAGTGTGCATAACTGACAACACCCAATTTTGTCTCCAGACACCAGAGTTGGCTCCTCTAAACATTGTCAAAACCATTTTCAGGAGGGGATCTCATTAATACAGGGACTAATATAGTTTCCCGTGGCAACTAGCCTTTCACACCCCTAACCAGGGGCTTTTGTGTATTAAGGATGATAGATTTCATAGCCAAGAAATACATCTCTATTTGGGGGAAATTAGAGCTTCAGTATGCCCACAGGTTAGATATGTTTTTGATCCTGCTTCGATGGCAGAAATATTCTTGGAGAAGTTATAAAATCTTAACACAAAAGCAGAAGTCCATCTTTAGGCAAGTTGCAGTGAAACCACCACACGCAAGCCCGTGTGTTTGTGAGGAAGTGCACACATCTCAGTGAAGACTTGCTCACTCTTAGCAATGAGGTTGCCTCATCTGTCGCTATACATGTAGAATTGTCCACACCCCAGAGTGACCCTAATGGATCCCTATCCCAGTCTCAGTCCCACTGCACAAAAGTTACAAAGTGAGAAAAACAATCCATTAAACAAAATGTACGTAAATCCATAAAGCAGGCTTTCCTTGAGATCCAAGTGCAAAGAAGACATTGGAGGTTCTCTGGAAGCTCTA
Protein-coding sequences here:
- the LOC102121406 gene encoding olfactory receptor 8B12-like, translated to MAAENSSSVTEFILAGLTDQPGLQIPLFLLFLGFYMVTVVGNLGLITLIGLNSHLHIPMYFFLFNLSLIDFSFSTAIIPKMLISFVSRKNIISFTGCMTQLFFFCFFVFSESFILSAMAYDRYMAICNPLLYTVTMSPQACLLLLLGVYGMGVFGAVAHTGNIVFLTFCADNLVNHYMCDILPLLELSCNGSYINVLVIFIVVTIGIGVPIVAIFISYGFILSSILCISSAEGRSKAFSTCSSHIIAVSLFFGSGAFMYLKPPSILPLDQGKVSSLFYTTVVPMFNPLIYSLRNRDVKLALKRPFSGISFS